Proteins encoded within one genomic window of Synechococcus sp. PCC 7335:
- a CDS encoding response regulator: MIVPTTKILIVETDGALSKRIERALVMDHYQVDIASDEVSVLGLARRSNYDLVLLGLSLSELKSIDFCRRLRSQSRDILILLLSVEEAVAKKIIGVKGGADSYLTKPLDLDQLLIKVRSLLHHKQPHTSPLLAWSNVRLDSVSYAASMSAKTTNTLERNLGVAPKPLDSKGSHTQSLDPLSATWNQHCLKYLELAVSLNEVIPFLQAQDSTHLAKRHKAVDTKATDNDTKKNAVLRRSQAAAHTLKGTLGSFGLNQASQIASQIEIYLSMTSSLTTRQIEQLERLIDSLEHSLVRFEPDASISNSSFDSSSLESSTSAFADNLTPATFVTYPRLESNNASVTKSATGTVLDALYSPTLGHQSGHQSSVVYDWLIIDSDQHMTESLLHQASISGLYPQVAHSLTEARRRLAQQLPNVVTFDPSCAPSWGEGIAFLAELTSEYPSLPILVISEQDSLTARVNVVRSGGCTFLHKPMDVAQILETVAYTVTKRASTDVRIVALDDNPETLLHLQSLLGPWGFQLTLLSEPTQLWQALEKTLPDLLILDLEMPQFNGLELCQVIRSDPRTAQIPILFLSAHTAPEIVREVFEAGADDYISKPVVDHELIGRILNRLERQRLLRKLAEIDSLTGLSRRRQSAETLERLLRLSVRQGVPLCMALLDLDHFKQINDRYGHDVGDQVLKVFAEYLRNSFRGEDVVARWGGEEFVVGLYNVSKERSLQRLNTLRESFGQHIFQAKSSAFYQSDLLLEFQVSLSGGMVTAPADGETVEMLYRRADQALYRAKAAGRNQICIFGR, translated from the coding sequence ATGATAGTACCTACAACGAAAATTCTGATAGTTGAAACCGACGGTGCTTTGTCCAAGCGTATAGAGCGTGCGCTTGTGATGGACCATTATCAGGTAGATATTGCCTCTGACGAAGTGTCTGTATTAGGCCTAGCTAGGCGAAGCAACTATGACTTAGTACTGCTGGGTTTGTCCTTATCCGAACTGAAGAGTATCGATTTTTGTCGACGGCTTCGGAGCCAAAGCCGCGACATTTTAATTTTACTCTTGAGTGTAGAAGAAGCCGTAGCTAAGAAAATAATCGGTGTAAAAGGTGGCGCTGACAGCTATTTAACTAAGCCGTTGGATTTAGATCAGCTGCTAATAAAGGTGCGCTCGTTACTCCATCACAAACAGCCTCACACTTCACCTTTATTAGCTTGGTCGAATGTCCGTCTAGACTCAGTGAGCTATGCAGCTTCCATGTCTGCTAAGACAACAAATACTTTAGAAAGAAACTTAGGGGTGGCACCGAAACCTCTAGATTCTAAAGGTTCGCACACACAGTCGTTAGATCCACTAAGCGCTACCTGGAATCAGCACTGTCTAAAGTATCTAGAGCTAGCAGTTAGCTTGAATGAGGTAATTCCCTTCTTGCAGGCTCAAGATTCAACGCATTTAGCTAAGCGGCATAAAGCGGTAGATACAAAAGCAACGGATAACGACACTAAAAAGAATGCAGTGCTTAGGCGATCGCAAGCTGCTGCTCATACTTTAAAGGGCACGCTGGGTAGTTTTGGGTTGAATCAGGCCTCGCAGATAGCCAGCCAAATTGAAATCTATTTGAGTATGACTTCCTCCCTAACCACGAGACAAATCGAACAGTTGGAGAGGCTAATTGACTCACTAGAGCACTCTTTGGTGCGCTTTGAACCTGACGCTTCTATATCCAACTCTTCTTTTGACTCTAGTTCTCTTGAGTCTAGTACTAGTGCTTTTGCAGACAATCTAACGCCTGCCACTTTCGTAACTTATCCCCGTCTAGAGAGCAACAACGCATCAGTCACTAAATCAGCTACGGGTACAGTCTTGGATGCTTTATATTCTCCTACGTTAGGACATCAATCAGGACATCAATCTTCTGTCGTTTACGACTGGCTGATTATTGATAGCGATCAACACATGACTGAGTCGTTGCTTCACCAAGCTTCAATTTCAGGCCTTTATCCTCAAGTAGCCCATTCACTTACTGAAGCCCGGCGGCGATTGGCTCAGCAGCTACCTAACGTAGTTACTTTTGATCCAAGTTGTGCTCCAAGCTGGGGTGAGGGAATTGCATTCTTAGCCGAACTCACGAGTGAGTATCCCTCTTTGCCAATTCTAGTTATCAGTGAACAAGACTCTTTAACCGCGCGGGTTAACGTAGTGCGCTCTGGTGGGTGTACCTTCTTGCACAAACCTATGGACGTAGCTCAGATACTAGAAACTGTCGCTTATACGGTTACCAAGCGGGCCTCTACGGACGTTCGGATTGTGGCTTTAGATGACAATCCTGAAACATTGCTCCACTTGCAAAGTTTACTGGGTCCGTGGGGATTTCAATTAACGCTTCTATCTGAGCCGACTCAGCTTTGGCAAGCATTAGAGAAGACTTTGCCTGATCTATTGATACTAGATCTTGAGATGCCACAGTTCAATGGACTAGAGCTTTGTCAGGTAATTCGCAGCGATCCAAGAACTGCACAAATTCCAATTTTATTCTTGTCAGCCCACACAGCTCCTGAAATTGTGAGAGAAGTGTTCGAGGCAGGAGCTGATGATTATATTAGCAAGCCAGTGGTTGACCATGAGTTGATTGGACGTATCTTGAATCGGTTAGAGCGGCAGCGGCTCTTGAGGAAGCTAGCAGAAATTGACAGCCTCACGGGACTGAGCCGTCGTCGTCAGTCGGCAGAGACGCTGGAACGTTTGCTTAGACTATCGGTTCGTCAAGGTGTTCCGCTATGTATGGCGCTTTTAGATTTGGACCATTTCAAACAAATCAACGATCGCTATGGTCATGATGTCGGCGATCAGGTGTTAAAGGTATTCGCAGAGTATTTGCGCAACTCCTTTCGAGGTGAAGATGTGGTTGCTCGCTGGGGCGGTGAAGAATTCGTGGTGGGTTTATATAATGTCTCCAAGGAACGATCGCTGCAGCGGTTGAATACGCTGCGCGAGAGTTTTGGTCAGCATATTTTTCAAGCAAAGTCATCCGCTTTCTACCAATCAGATCTGCTACTAGAGTTTCAAGTTAGTCTCAGTGGTGGAATGGTGACTGCGCCTGCGGATGGAGAAACAGTTGAAATGCTCTACCGTCGCGCTGACCAGGCTCTATACCGTGCTAAAGCAGCCGGACGCAACCAGATCTGCATCTTTGGTCGTTAA
- a CDS encoding YbaY family lipoprotein: MSSSKRVRISQLAQTPEAEDEVTNLPEGTLPEGTLVFSQTPDIAVRVYTLDGQPRLNLYNKQTGITELRGVPATAESTASGTTYRYAGELTVEIAIAQSGEQIITINGQPQQKGETVTGTVSYLPRIALPPDAVVEVSLVEIGQPNEPVSSLASTQILSGGRQVPFSFELPYDLEQIDPSLSYGLSAKITVDNTLQFATTSDLPVITNGNPTEVAVQVEQVDSTEVVSEEGTLIGTVWQLQQISYNNDELLETTSPSNYTLEFLEDGQVAIRADCNQVKGRFTTEGSSLSIELGASTLAICPPESIDQRYLQALQGGVIYFFQEGDLFIDIKYDTGTMRFSPAV, from the coding sequence TTGTCTAGCTCAAAACGTGTTCGTATCAGTCAGCTAGCACAAACTCCAGAAGCTGAAGATGAGGTAACGAATCTACCTGAAGGCACACTACCAGAAGGTACATTAGTCTTCTCTCAGACTCCTGATATTGCAGTGCGAGTGTACACTCTAGACGGACAGCCTCGCCTCAATCTATACAACAAGCAAACCGGCATCACAGAGCTACGTGGCGTTCCAGCTACGGCTGAATCTACGGCATCTGGCACCACGTATCGCTATGCCGGAGAACTTACAGTAGAAATTGCGATCGCCCAGTCAGGCGAACAGATTATCACCATCAATGGCCAACCTCAACAGAAGGGAGAAACCGTTACAGGTACAGTTTCATACCTGCCTCGCATTGCTCTACCGCCAGATGCTGTTGTAGAGGTCAGCTTAGTAGAGATCGGCCAGCCAAATGAGCCAGTCAGCAGCCTCGCCTCTACACAAATTCTTTCTGGTGGACGGCAGGTTCCTTTCTCCTTTGAGCTACCCTACGATCTAGAACAAATTGACCCCTCGCTCTCCTATGGACTTAGCGCTAAGATCACAGTAGACAACACTCTACAGTTTGCCACTACGTCCGATCTTCCAGTAATTACCAATGGCAATCCTACCGAAGTTGCCGTGCAAGTTGAGCAAGTTGATAGCACGGAGGTAGTTTCTGAAGAAGGTACATTGATAGGAACGGTATGGCAGCTACAGCAGATTTCTTATAATAACGACGAACTTTTAGAAACCACTTCGCCTAGCAACTATACACTTGAGTTTCTGGAAGACGGACAGGTTGCTATTCGTGCCGATTGCAATCAAGTGAAGGGACGTTTTACTACCGAAGGCAGCAGCCTGTCTATCGAGCTAGGAGCCAGTACGCTAGCAATTTGTCCGCCAGAATCAATCGATCAAAGATACCTTCAAGCCCTGCAAGGGGGTGTTATCTACTTCTTTCAAGAGGGTGATCTATTTATTGATATCAAGTATGATACCGGTACCATGCGGTTCTCTCCAGCAGTCTGA
- a CDS encoding response regulator gives MAKRVLVVDDDEGIREVIQLSLESKTDWTVWTAASGKEGISIAQSKPLDLILIDVVMPEEDGIAVYKKLQDRESTRTIPVLLLTGNTDVSDQKEFMALGVDGIITKPFKYEVLAQTIAQTVGW, from the coding sequence ATGGCGAAGCGAGTATTAGTCGTCGATGACGATGAAGGAATACGGGAGGTTATTCAACTTTCTTTGGAAAGTAAGACGGACTGGACTGTATGGACGGCCGCTTCTGGAAAAGAAGGCATTTCGATTGCCCAGTCTAAGCCACTCGATCTAATTTTGATTGATGTTGTCATGCCAGAAGAAGACGGGATTGCTGTCTACAAGAAGCTTCAGGACCGTGAGTCAACTCGCACTATTCCCGTGCTCCTACTGACAGGCAACACAGACGTTAGCGACCAAAAAGAATTTATGGCTTTAGGGGTTGATGGCATAATTACCAAACCTTTCAAGTATGAGGTACTCGCTCAAACAATTGCTCAGACTGTCGGCTGGTAG
- a CDS encoding FdhF/YdeP family oxidoreductase: protein MEDFSSSTAGPTTETGSMEISLSEQPAEGQLEKHSGKEIGGGLPVIEYWAKNTLSSKGLPVWKTLFHKSACLSCAWGTGGQKGGFTNEAGEKVQRCMKSMESIIAELQPPVAPHFFETHCIDHLRTLSSMEADRLGRLSFPVMLTAGESHYQRITWKKAYELMAEAFCQPPTRVAAYSSGRSSNEAAYILQLMMRLLGSNNLADCSDLCHRPSTTGLSSMFGSGTSTVSLESLKQTDCVVLVGSNAPANHPRLMNELIKVRDRGGTILVVNPIREVGLVKYGSPSFPVKSLVPGSDIANLFLQPVPGSDLALFVGIQKSLIERDLIDRDFLKAHTEGWEAVIAQAQRANWETLTEICGIPKADIEAAATLIAQARKVVFAWAMGITHQANGTDNVCSIANTALLTGNIGKMGAGVMPIRGHSNVQGFGSMGVKNDIKPALREALEKITGRSLKREPGYHARALIEAADQEQVDTLFCLGGNLYAANPDLTQAERALSKIDTIIYVATKPNLGHFHGLGQKQTLILPVFNRFENPHKTTVESGNNFVRLNDEGKSHLNTADLVSEVHLLTELAHRIHGNSPIDWRKLQDTRYVRELIAKTIPGYKKIGEIDKTKAEFTIAGRIFTTPRFKTDSGKAKMPLTPLPDLSLSVDSELGSQPGTQLTLITARSYRQHNTIVYGPGDKYRGIPHRQCILMNPKDIKAGGFLNHQRVTIQGSAGTLSDIEIISGAIRPGAALMFYPEANVLMKAEIDPKSHTPAFKRVPILVHE from the coding sequence ATGGAAGATTTCTCCTCATCGACAGCCGGCCCAACAACCGAGACGGGGAGCATGGAGATTTCTCTATCGGAACAGCCAGCCGAAGGGCAGCTAGAGAAGCATTCGGGCAAGGAAATTGGTGGCGGGTTACCCGTTATAGAATACTGGGCTAAAAATACGCTTTCTTCTAAAGGTCTACCTGTATGGAAAACGTTGTTTCATAAGAGTGCGTGTTTGTCCTGTGCTTGGGGGACGGGAGGGCAAAAGGGCGGCTTTACAAACGAGGCTGGTGAGAAAGTGCAGCGTTGCATGAAGAGCATGGAGTCGATTATCGCTGAGCTTCAACCGCCTGTAGCGCCTCACTTTTTTGAAACACACTGCATCGATCATCTACGGACACTCAGCTCAATGGAGGCCGATCGGCTAGGACGGCTAAGTTTTCCTGTCATGCTGACCGCCGGTGAGTCTCACTACCAGCGCATCACCTGGAAGAAAGCTTATGAACTGATGGCAGAAGCGTTTTGTCAGCCGCCGACTCGAGTCGCTGCGTATAGTTCTGGGCGCTCGTCTAACGAAGCAGCCTACATACTACAGCTAATGATGCGGTTATTAGGCTCAAACAATTTAGCTGACTGCTCTGATCTATGCCATCGACCTTCGACCACAGGTCTTAGCAGTATGTTCGGCTCTGGGACTTCTACGGTCAGCTTAGAGAGTCTAAAGCAAACTGATTGTGTGGTGTTAGTAGGGTCGAATGCGCCAGCGAACCATCCTCGGCTGATGAATGAGTTGATCAAGGTGCGCGATCGCGGTGGCACTATCTTAGTGGTTAACCCTATCCGTGAGGTTGGCCTGGTCAAATACGGCTCACCTTCTTTCCCGGTCAAGTCCCTGGTCCCTGGCTCAGATATCGCGAATTTATTCTTACAGCCTGTTCCCGGCTCCGATCTGGCGCTGTTCGTTGGCATCCAAAAATCCTTAATCGAAAGAGATCTAATCGACAGGGACTTTTTAAAAGCTCATACAGAAGGTTGGGAAGCCGTGATAGCGCAAGCTCAACGGGCTAACTGGGAGACGCTCACCGAGATCTGTGGCATTCCTAAAGCAGATATAGAGGCGGCAGCTACACTGATCGCTCAGGCTAGGAAAGTTGTCTTTGCCTGGGCAATGGGGATTACTCATCAAGCGAATGGCACTGATAACGTCTGCAGCATCGCTAATACCGCCTTACTCACTGGCAATATCGGTAAAATGGGTGCGGGCGTGATGCCTATTCGCGGACATTCGAATGTGCAGGGCTTCGGCTCGATGGGCGTCAAAAACGATATTAAACCCGCCCTTAGAGAAGCTTTAGAGAAGATTACCGGACGCTCTCTCAAACGCGAACCGGGCTATCATGCTCGCGCCTTGATCGAAGCTGCTGACCAGGAGCAAGTAGATACCCTATTTTGCCTAGGAGGCAATCTCTATGCAGCCAATCCAGATTTAACCCAGGCTGAGCGCGCTCTTAGCAAGATAGACACAATCATCTATGTCGCCACCAAACCAAACCTAGGTCACTTTCACGGATTAGGTCAAAAGCAAACGCTGATTCTTCCTGTCTTCAACCGATTCGAGAATCCTCACAAAACCACTGTTGAGTCGGGTAATAACTTTGTCCGCCTCAACGACGAAGGTAAAAGTCATCTAAACACTGCAGACCTAGTATCAGAAGTTCATCTGCTCACCGAGCTAGCTCACCGCATTCATGGCAATTCCCCAATTGATTGGCGCAAGCTGCAAGATACCCGCTACGTGCGCGAGTTAATTGCTAAAACCATCCCTGGCTACAAAAAGATAGGAGAGATTGACAAGACCAAGGCAGAATTTACCATTGCTGGGCGAATCTTCACGACACCTAGGTTCAAAACCGACTCTGGCAAGGCCAAAATGCCGCTGACGCCGTTACCAGATCTGAGCCTATCGGTGGACAGTGAACTTGGTAGTCAGCCAGGAACGCAACTCACCCTCATTACTGCTCGTAGCTATCGACAGCATAATACTATTGTCTATGGGCCTGGTGATAAGTATAGAGGTATACCTCATCGGCAGTGTATCCTCATGAATCCAAAAGATATTAAAGCGGGTGGATTTTTGAATCATCAGCGCGTCACCATTCAAGGTAGTGCTGGCACGCTTAGCGACATCGAAATCATTAGCGGTGCGATTCGACCCGGTGCGGCCTTGATGTTCTATCCCGAAGCCAATGTTTTGATGAAAGCAGAGATTGACCCTAAATCTCATACACCTGCTTTTAAGCGAGTGCCGATATTAGTGCATGAGTAG
- a CDS encoding YcxB family protein, producing the protein MADFVDVIFTIRRSEYIRAIRRYYKTKLNLWRDGAVSVFMFAVGIYLLQSVGIPFFAWLLIVLSVCLLALTLYSLLLLPQIIYRSQPKLKSEYRLRFREDAIRFQTDEIDSEVKWSFYHSWQRDQEFYLLYHGERDLSVIPRRALQRQDDDRLFELLKRRISKQIQ; encoded by the coding sequence TTGGCAGATTTTGTTGATGTCATTTTTACAATCAGGAGGAGTGAATATATCCGTGCTATTCGGCGCTACTACAAAACCAAGCTTAACCTCTGGCGCGACGGTGCAGTTAGCGTTTTTATGTTCGCTGTTGGGATCTATCTGTTGCAATCGGTTGGCATCCCGTTTTTTGCGTGGCTGCTCATTGTTCTAAGCGTCTGCCTTCTAGCCCTCACTCTCTACTCACTGCTGCTGTTACCTCAAATCATCTACCGCTCGCAGCCAAAGCTAAAGTCAGAGTATCGTTTGCGCTTTCGAGAAGACGCCATCAGGTTTCAAACAGATGAAATTGACTCAGAAGTAAAGTGGTCGTTTTATCACTCATGGCAGCGCGATCAGGAATTCTACCTGCTATATCATGGAGAACGCGATCTCAGCGTCATTCCCCGCCGCGCCTTGCAGAGACAAGACGATGACAGACTCTTCGAGCTGCTAAAAAGACGTATCTCGAAGCAGATACAGTAG
- a CDS encoding circularly permuted type 2 ATP-grasp protein, which yields MNFDTYDPQDLYDEYFVAAGKLRPDLAPILEWFQSLPSQNMSQIKAKLEAVLEELGATFSLDDEERVLPFDPVPRVITAEEWQRLTAGLTQRVTALNMFCADVYGDQRIIHEGVIPRDVIESALRFRPECMGMKPPQGIWCHISGIDLVRNSDGNWYVLEDNLRVPSGIAYVLKNRLAMERVLPELMAAFDPRPVADYAQQLRSVMDLMTSDSHSPEFNSHMAVLTPGAHSSAYFEHQLLAEQMGIALIVPDDVTMSEGYLCYRTDKGSQRLDAIYRRGDTEMFADLDLGEDYPDSTATLIDLCRQGKLAIANAIGAGIGDDKVIYAYVPEMIRFYLDEEPLLPNVPTYLCWRESDRDYVLDHLEELVVKAASAEGGDDMLVGINSTAEERQAFAQKIRDKPREYMAQPTIYLSQIPTVVEGGIEGRHTDLRPYVLHKDDEIYVHPGGLTRVALEKGKLVVNSSQGGGAKDTWVLK from the coding sequence ATGAACTTCGATACCTACGACCCTCAAGATCTTTATGACGAATACTTTGTTGCAGCAGGGAAACTTCGCCCAGATTTAGCGCCTATCTTGGAGTGGTTTCAATCGCTGCCATCTCAGAATATGAGCCAAATAAAGGCCAAGCTAGAAGCTGTTCTTGAAGAGTTAGGGGCAACTTTTAGCCTTGATGACGAAGAGCGGGTACTGCCTTTCGATCCTGTACCCCGAGTCATTACTGCTGAGGAGTGGCAACGTTTGACTGCTGGTCTAACGCAGCGCGTCACGGCGCTGAATATGTTTTGTGCCGATGTGTATGGCGATCAGCGCATTATCCATGAGGGTGTGATTCCTCGCGACGTAATTGAGTCAGCTCTACGGTTTCGGCCTGAGTGTATGGGAATGAAGCCGCCTCAAGGTATCTGGTGTCATATCAGCGGCATCGATTTAGTTCGCAATAGTGACGGCAACTGGTATGTACTAGAAGATAATTTGCGCGTTCCTTCTGGTATTGCCTATGTGCTAAAAAATCGTCTGGCGATGGAGCGAGTGCTGCCAGAGCTGATGGCAGCGTTTGATCCTAGGCCGGTAGCAGACTACGCTCAACAACTTAGATCGGTGATGGATCTGATGACGTCTGATTCTCATAGTCCTGAATTCAATAGTCATATGGCTGTGTTGACGCCTGGCGCTCATAGCTCTGCCTACTTTGAGCATCAGCTTCTAGCCGAGCAGATGGGTATTGCGTTGATTGTCCCAGACGATGTGACTATGTCAGAGGGATATCTTTGCTATCGCACTGATAAGGGTTCTCAGCGGTTGGATGCAATATATCGGCGAGGTGATACTGAAATGTTTGCCGACCTGGATTTAGGAGAGGACTATCCCGATAGTACGGCTACCTTAATAGATCTGTGTCGGCAAGGGAAGCTGGCGATCGCAAATGCGATCGGTGCTGGTATCGGCGACGACAAGGTGATCTATGCCTATGTGCCAGAGATGATTCGCTTTTACCTAGATGAGGAGCCGCTGCTGCCAAACGTGCCGACCTATCTATGCTGGCGAGAGAGCGATCGCGACTATGTATTAGACCATCTAGAAGAACTGGTGGTAAAAGCAGCCAGCGCTGAAGGCGGAGATGACATGCTAGTCGGCATCAATTCCACCGCTGAAGAACGGCAGGCCTTTGCTCAAAAGATTCGTGATAAGCCCAGAGAATATATGGCACAGCCAACAATATATCTCTCACAAATCCCGACGGTAGTAGAGGGCGGCATTGAGGGTCGGCACACGGATTTGCGCCCCTATGTACTGCATAAAGACGACGAGATTTATGTGCATCCAGGTGGACTGACGCGAGTAGCCCTAGAAAAAGGCAAGCTAGTCGTGAACTCATCGCAAGGTGGTGGCGCTAAAGATACCTGGGTACTGAAGTAG